In Methanofastidiosum sp., the sequence AAGCAATCCTATATCTTTGTTTTCCACAGTTACATATATCTCCCCATCATATTGTAGATTGTAACCGTTCGTAGCATCAGGAACATATTCTAAAGGTAAACCTTGGCGCCTAAAAGTTATAAAATCAACATAGTCGCCTATTTTTTTCACGTCAATTCCAAAATCGGTATTCTCAAAATAATCCCTATATGTGGTGGGGGGGATGATGATTCCTAGTTTCATTTTTTTGTTATTTCTTATATCTTGAGAAAGAATATTCAAAAGCCTAGCAAGCTCGTCTGCCCTGTATGTATTCCATTTGACCCATAATTCAGAGTTATTCTGTTTTTCTGTTTCTAGATTTAATCTTTCAGCAGATGCCCCATATCTTTTTGCAAATTCATTAATACATTCGGGACATTGGCAATTTAGATTATTTGGGTATCCAAAGTAATCCAGAACTATCCCATCAACATTATATCCATTTATTATCTCGTCTATTATGCTTTTTTCATAATTAAAACCTGTTTGGGGACATACCCAACCATCAGATTGGGGTCCAACAGATGCAAAACCTTTATTGGCCGCAATTACGTCGTAAAAAACTGGAACAAGCGCATAAACCTTTATATTTTTTTTATGAGCCTCCTCTACCATTAAAGACAGCACATCAAAATTATAAAAAGTAGGGGCTATCCGGCTATTGTAAAAAACAACGCCTGGAGAGGGATTTGTACCGGTGCTTCGCTTTACATGTAGATAAATGGTATTAACATTGTTTTTGGAAGCAAGTTCTATAAGGCGCGGTATGTCTTCTTGAGTTGCAATTGAAAAGGAAGGCAATACTTCAATAGAGTAGCCACTCTCTTGTCCTGAAACTGGATTAAAACTTGAAAATGATGGCACAAGCAGAAATATGATTAGTAATGTCTTTACGATTTTATTCATATAAGACCTCAAAAATTTATCTAATCGAAACATCCTTTCCAACAAAACTCTTTCTGTCTTTAAGGTCTCTTTTTGAGACAATCTTAATATAAGGATTTTCTACTGGGCCGAATAATTCTATAACTTTGCCAATTTTCTTTTCTCCTATAAATGCTTCTGCACCTATATCCCTAATTTTGACTTTTTTTGATCTTAGGATGAAAAGAGGGCCGATAGAATAAAGTACTCTCCCAACAGACTTCATAAAAGAAACTTTTATAATGTTCTTTATAAATATTTGGAATAATATAGAGAGTGATATAATGGAAAAAGAAACGGTTGTTATTAGCAAAGGGTATGACCCATTAAAGTATAATGGAGCAGTAAAACCTCCTATATTTTTAACAAGTACCTACAAATTTAAAAATGCAGAGGAAGGGGAATCATTTATTAGAGTTGCACTAGGCCTTGACAAAGGGGAGGAAGGTTTTGTATACTCTAGATTTTCAAATCCAAACTTCGATATAGTCGAAGAAAGGCTTTCTTTACTTGAGGGGGCTGAAGCTGCAGCAATATTCGGTTCGGGAATGGCGGCAATTACTTCAACTTTACTTGCGTTTGTAAAAAATGGAGACTATATTTTTTACACCAATCCTGTATATGGTGGAACTGAATTTCTTTTTAAGGAGTTTTTTGAGAAAATGGGAGTGTCTACAATACACGCTAGAGCAGGATCAGAAACTCCAAAACTAATGGAAGAAAAGATAAAATCTCATAAAGATAAACTTAAAGGAAGATCTGTTATTTTATACATCGAAACACCTGCAAATCCCAACAATGTAATGGTAGATGTAGAAGCGATTGTAAAAATCAGGGACTCATTAAAGAGAGAAGGAATAAATGCTAAAGTTATTGCAGACAATACTTTCATGGGGCCAATATTTCAGTCGCCTTTAGAACAGAAAGTCGACATTGTTCTTTACTCAGCAACTAAATTCATTGGAGGACATTCTGATGTTATTGCCGGAGCAGCACTTGGGTCAAAGGAAGACATATCTAAGATAAAGGGAATAAGAGGAATGATAGGAACTAACGGGAATCCCTTCGATGCATGGCTCATGTCCAGGTCATTAGAAACTGTTCATATAAGAATGCAAAGGCAAATGGAAAACGCTACAAAGATAGCTGAATTTTTATCAAAACATCCAAAAGTAGAAAGGGTCATTTATCCAGAATTATACGATAAGAAAAGTGAGCAGTATAAGATATACAAAAAACAATGTAAAGGTCCCGGGTCTTTGCTGTCTTTCTATATCAAAGGCGGTAAGAAAGAAGCATTTAAGTTCTTGGATAATGTCAAGTTGTGTAAATTGGCGGTAAGTCTCGGAGGAACAGAATCTTTAATTGAACATCCTAAAGCAATGACGCACTCTGAAGTAGATGCAGAAACTCTAAAAGATGCCGAGATTACAGACAATATGATAAGACTTTCAGTTGGAATCGAAAATTATAAAGATATAATCAATGATTTAAAGAACGCACTCGACAAAATTTAAGAAAAAATAAACTTTTTCTTTTTAAATATCATTTACGAAATCTATGTCCATTTTTGATTTGCTAACATCTATAATTTCGTCTGACTTAAATCTTATTAAAAAGAAAGCTTCACATAGGCCAATGTGTTCATTACCGATTGTTAAGGATAATTTACCTTCAAATGGATTAAATCTTTTTACAATTAGTGGCACGAATAATTCTGAAAGTACTTGAACATGTAGTTCCCCTTCCTTAATTAAATTGCCTTCTTTATCTCTAAGTTCTAATTCAAACTTTGCATAATTACCTAAAGATTTTACTGAATATATGTCTGAAAAGACGCCGGGTTTATTAGATTTAAATTCAAAATGATCGGGTTTCATAAAAATCTCCTAATATAAAAATTTAAAATAAAAAATAAAATATTTTTAATTTATTTTTTTAGAGCTTGGTCAACTAGCTGTATAAGGTCAACTACTTCCATCTTAGAACCAAGTGCCTTTGCACCGTCACCAAGGTTTGTAACACAGAATGGACATGGAGTTACAATCTTTTGTACTCCATCTACACCCTCTGCTTCTCTTACTCTTGTCTTTGCAGTTTCAAGAGCTACGTCTGGGTATGAAGATTTTATACCTCCACCAGCACCACAGCAGAATGAGTTGTCTCTGTTTCTGTACATTTCCTTAAACTGTATACCTGGTATAGCTTTAAGGACATTTCTTGGTGTTTCGTAAAGACCTGGCTTGTCAACTTGGACGAATGCGCCTTTCCACATCTTCTTTCCTTCCATGTCAACTTCGTAGTGGTTCATGTGTCTTCCCATGTGACATGGGTCGTGGTATGTAACTGTTGCAGGTACATTGCTTAACTTTAGTTCGCCTTTCTTCATCTTTTCTTCGAGGTATTCGGATGTGTGCATGACCTTTGCTTTAAGCTTTAAGCCCCACCATTTTTCATATTCCTTGGAAAGAACCTTGTAACATCCTGCACAAGCTGTAACAATTGTCTTAAATCCATGGTCGTTTATGTAGTCAACATTGTGCTGTGCAAGTTTTTCTGGCTCTTCTCTAAGTCCAGCCCTTAGTAAAGGTGAACCACAGCAGTATTCGTTCTCTCCCATTACTCCCCAGTCTTCTCCAAGTTTTGATAAAACACTGGCTGTTGACTTGGCAATTTCAGTTCTTCTGTAAGATGCTGTACATCCTGCGAAGTAAACCATATTACCATCTGTCTTAAGATCTTTTACATCTTTTAACCAGTTGAATCTTGAAGAGTGAGTTTCACCGTATGGATTGTGGTCTTTTATTACTTTTTCTTGGTACATCTTTTCTGCTTTTGTTGGTCCTATTCCTTTACCTACTAGGTAGTGTCTCATTTCTTCAATGTAGTCACAAATCCATGGCTTGTAGTCAAGGAGACACTGGGACTGACATCCACCACATACTGTACATGAGAAAACTGCCTTTTGCATGTCTTCCTGTATGGCTGGATCTGTTAAATCGACTTTGTTTTCCAAAATTGCATGTCCAAGGAATGACTTTGATCTTGATCCGTAGTAGGAATCAAGTTTAAAGTATTCTCCTTGGGGACATATTGTTGCATTTGTGGGTGGTGGTCCGTAAGAGTATGCAGACTTACATGTTCCACACTTACTACATTTTCTGAAGAACTGGGAATACCACTTAAGATCTTTAAAGTTTTCTGGCATTTGTATCACCTTACTCCCCATTTACCTGGATTCATTATTCCGTTGGGGTCGAGCATGTCTTTAATATCGCAGATAAGGTCTATCCATCCTGGATCTGCTCTCTTGTTAATTTCTCTAGCGAAGTCTGTTGGTGGCTTGTATGGGATACCTCCAGCATCAATTAAGACTTTTGCTGCTTCTCTTACACACCAAGCGGCGTTTGCTTCTTCTTCAGGTCTGTCTCTTGGGAATGGTGTCATAATTCTTAACATACCATAGTGACATCCACGGTACATTGTAACTCTTGTTGATGGTGATAATGGAATCTTAGCTTTCTTTGTGTAAATTTCTTTCCACAAGTTGTAAACACCTACCCATCTGTTTGAAGGGGTAAATGTTCCAGGCCAGGCGATTCCTCCTCCACCCTGCTTACAGTAGTTCTTTGTTGAACCTACAATCTGAGATGGTAATTGAGTTCTTCCTTTCTTTGACTCTTCAGGAACATCTGTAGATTTAATAGAGTTGCCTTGTTTACCTAGATCTTTTATTACTTTATTGAAAACTTCAACTTTGTTTTCTAATTCCTTTTCTGTGAATGCGTACAAGACAGTGTATCCAGTCCATTCTGGAGCGCCTTTTGGTTTTTCAATGTATGGATAAGGAATTGGTACTTGGCTTAACCACCATGAGATTGCAGTTAGATCATCTGCATATTCATATTTACTGAATGTTCTCATGAATTTTTCCATATCAGTTAGATCGTCTGCAGCAAAAGTTCCGATATGTACGTAATCAGGTACTGGGGGTATGAATAATCCGAGCTTTGTTACAACACCAGTTGTTCCAAGAGTACCGGTGAATAGACCGTCAAATCTTGGAAGAGGCATACAGCTCTGCCATGAATCTCTCCTAATTGCGGGAGATCCACACATGAGTATTTCCCCTGTTGGTCTTACTACTTCCATACCAGTAATGTGGTTACTGTTAAGTCCGTATCTTCCGCTCATTCCACCAATTCCATGGTGTATTGCACATGATAATACTGATGCAGATGGTGGACCTACTGGCCATCCAAATCTGTATCCTCTTTTAAATAGCTCTTGTGCAAATTGAGCCTGACTTACACCTGGCTCTATAACTGCAAATCTTACTTCTTCGTTGATTTCGAGAATTTGATCCATTCTCTTAAGATCCATCAAGATACCGCCTTGTTCTGGAACGCAAAGTCCACCAATGTTTGTACCTGCTGTAAATGGTACTACTGGTATCTTCTCTGAATTCGCAAGTCTAAGAATTGACTGAATTTCTTCTGGCGTTTTTGGGAGAACAACGTAATTTGGCATCTGTGGCCTCTTGTATGTCATATCGTAGGAATAAGCCCAACAGTCAACAGGACTGTTAGAGACCCATTTTTCATCGCCTACGATTTGGCTTAATGTCTTATATATTCTTTCTTTTCTGTCCAAAAAGATTCCTCCTGGATTAATTAGACAAGGTTTAAAATTAGGTTACCTTATCCGATTGTCATTTTAAAAGACCATTTATATATTTTTCGGTATTAAATGTTAGACTCCTTTTTAAATTATTAGTAATAGATTTTAATAGTGAATAAATATTTAATCTAAAAGAAATATTTACTTAATAATTTTCGAAAATTGTTCATTTCAAATATTACATTATTTTTTAATATTATTATCTTATTAATAATGTCCGATAATATGACTTTATTCCGAAAGATTAAAAAAGGGATAATTTATTCATGAGATTTGAATTACAATAATCTGAGATGAGATAATATGTCAATGGGGATTGCATTTGATATAGGCACTAGCGGATTTAGAGTTCAGCTTGTTGATCTAGACACTAAGAAAGTATTGAGAACTGCTATTACGTTGAGGCATCCATTACCGGGTGCAAACGTGATGGATCATCTTAACTTTGCTATTAAGGTAAGTGAGGATATCGCTCACAAATTGATGATTGACGCATTTGAAAGAATTCTAAATCAGATGAATATAGATCCTAAAACTATTGAAAAAATTGCAATTTGCGGTAATCCAATTCAACTTTCTTTATTTGAGGGGATTAGTATTAAAGATTTGGCGTATGCCGATCCTAAATACCTTGAAGCTGAAAAAATAGAGATTCAATCGAGAAATGCCAAAGTAATTTCCTCGCAAGAAGTAGGAATTAGGGGAATGGACGCAGACATATACATACCGCCTGCAATAAAGCACGAAATCGGTGCCGATGCCCTTGCAATGATGCTAAAAAGTAATTTTCTTGATAATAAAGAAATTTCATTAGTAACAGATTACGGAACAAATGCTGAAATGGCCTTGAAAGTTGGGGATAAAATATTTACAGGTTCTGCAGCATCTGGGCCCGCTCTTGAAGGTCAAGAAGTATCCTGTGGAATGCTAGCTTCTCCGGGGGCTATATCTGATGTTGTCCTTGAATTTGGATGGCATACGATAGCACTGGATGAGAATATGATGCCACAGAGCGTTAGAATTTTAGATTTATGGAAAGAGGAATTTAGAGGAAAGAAACTTTCGAATGTCCAACCAATTGGCGTTACAGGTACTGGAGTAGTATCGGTCATATATGCAGGGCTTGAAACTGGAGTTATAGAGCTTCCTTACATCTATACTAAAACTAGGAGATTAAGGCTAGATGAAAATATTTACTTTACAGAAGATGACCTAAAAGAAGCAGGAAAAGCAATTGGTGCTATAAGAGCAGGCCATCTCACTCTTGCACAGGAAGCTGGGATAAAACTTGAAGACGTAAAGACAATGTACATGTGCGGCGCCTCTGGAACATATGTAGATGCAATGAAATCAAGAAAAATAGGTTTGATACCTCCAACTATCCAAAAGGTATACCAAGTTGGGAATACCTCATTACTTTTGGCCAACGACGTTTTAGTTGGAAAATATACTTTAGATGAATTACAAAAACTTGCCGATAAAATAAGAAGCAAGCACATAATGTTTGCAACTTCAAAGATATTCACTGATGTTTATGTCCAAGAGCTTGCATATTGGGAGCAGGGAATGTCTATGGATAAATACAACCAGATGCTCACTTTAAAAAATATCCAACAACTGCCACCTGTTAAGGGGGATTTAGAAATAAATAAGATAGTTAAGAGGGACATACCGGATATTGGCCAGGAATTGAAAGTAATAGATCACATTGGAGTAGAACTATTTGCAGAATTTGAAAATTGTCAAGGCTGCGGAAAATGTGAAAAAGTATGCCCCGAAAGAGCTTTAAAGGTAGAAGAAATAGAAGAAGGGTATTTCAAAATAAGAATACTCTCTGAAAGATGTAATGGCGAGGCATGTTTAAGGTGTCAATCCTCGTGCCCCTATAAAGTATTTAAATTTGAAAAACTTACAGAATCACTTGACAGGTGAGTTATTGGACGCATGGGAAAAGGTTAAGGAGTTATCTGCAAAACAGATAGAGAACACTCTTAAAGTTTGGGGGGTTGACCCTACGACGCCTAGAGAGCAGATTATTGACTCTCTAAAGGTAGCTTTGGAAAAAGAAAGTAATATAGAATCTGTTTTTAATTCATTGTCTCTTAAGGAAAAGGAATTTCTAGGTATTTTACTTATGGCCGGGGGTGTTAAGAAACAGCAAGACGCCCAAAATATTTTCATTGAAAAATACAGCTTCTGGACATTTGAAGAAGTTATTAAAACTCTCGAGACCAACCTATTAGTTTTGGATGGAATGGATGGGATAATTAAGACTTATGTTATAAATCCTATGCTAAAAGAAAAATTAATCAATACCTTCAAGAAGATCCCTGAAGAGATACCTCTCGATAGTTTACAGATTAGAAAAGATAAAAATCTTCTTATTTCAGATCTTATTATTTTTTTATCCTTTGTTGCAAAAGAAGAGTTGAAACTCACAGCCAAAAAGGAAATATCAAAAAAAGACCAAGAGCGATTCATTGAAAAGCTCCACATAAAAAATGAGTCAAGGTCCCAGTTTATCGAAAGTCTTGCTCTTGATTTTGGCCTAATCAAGATATCTGGAGATCAGTATATACTCACCGATAAGATTAATGAGATTCTCCCTATAACAGATGAAGACCTAATTCGATTGTTCTTCAAGTATATCTTTTTCGGACTTGAGAGCATTGAAGGTTTTAAGAGAAAGGAAATTTTCATAAGTAGGGTAAATGAGCTCAACATTAGAATCGTCCTTGACGCGATTAAGAAAGTAGAAGTTGGAAAAAATATCTACATTAAATCTTTTATTAAAAAATTACAGAATATGCTATTTGATGAAAAAGATGAAAATCGTTGGATTTATTTTGACGATAAATTCTTTGAAAAGGTAATATCTGATTATCTACTGTGGTTGGGGATAGTCGATGGCGGGTTTAAAGATGGGAAAATGATTTCTTTCTCGCTCACTGAGTTTGGTAAGGAGCTTTTGACTTTAGAAAGAAAAGCTTCAAAAGAGCCCACAATTTACTTAGATAAGAGCAATAAAGTAGAGCAGAAAAAGATTCTTTTCATGACTCCAAACTTTGAGATATCTGTTTTATCTGAAGAGATAGATAAAATTGCGCTTTTTGATTTGAATAGATTTGCCGACATACAGAAAGCTGATATAGTAAGTTTGTATCAGATAACGTCAGAAACGATTATGAAAGGTATCGAATCTGGATTTTCTCTTGATAGAATAATTAGCTTTTTGAAAAAATACTCTTCTAATGACATACCTCAGAATGTTATATACCAACTTAGGGACTGGGCTTCTAAATATGGGAAAGTAAGGGCCTTCAAGGGTATATTCATAGTAGTAAATGACATGCCTCTATTCTTGGAAATAAACAAGAGGATCCAAAATTATATTGAACAGTCTATCGAACCAAACATTATTCTGATAAAAGAAGAGAATATTCCAAAGATAAGAGAGATTTTGGAGAAGAATGGGATATTTATACAGATTCACATTGAAGGATACGATGAAAAGAAAGAATCCTTTCTAGAAAAATCTTCTGAAAATATTGATTTGAAATCTGAGATCAAATCTATTAAGGAAGGGTACTTAACTGGGTTAAAGAAAGAAGATACGGAATATTTCTTTAGAGAAGAAGGATTTGAAAGGAGTATGGATATCAGGCCAAATATAACAAGAGACTTAATCGAAGCATCAAAAAGAAAAAAATCTGTTCTTTTATCATATTTTGATCTTGAGGACAAGGTATCTAGGACATCAAGGATCAATCCCTTAGGCGTCGTAGTGGCAGAGAAGAGATATCTTGTTGGATATGACACAGCTGAAAAATGCATCAAAGCTTTGAGGGTTGATGTAATATCTGACCTCTCCATAGAAAACAATGAATTTTTAAGGCCTGATAACTTTACAGTTAAAAACTGGTGGAGAAAATATGGAAGAGACTATTCTGAGTCTAAGAAAAAGGATATCCCAATTCCTAAATAAAGATTACAAAATATTTTTTGTAAACTCTGCAACATTTGGTCTTTTTTCTATCCTTTTTGATTCTAACATATCTAGAATAGGAATACCCGATCAGGGAGGATTTAAGGGTTTCCTTGAGATTCCAAAACTACTGAAAAAAAATTATATTGAAATGCCTACTGATAATGGGGTCATTGTTCCAAGATTTAAAAAAGAATTTGATGTTTATTTATTCTCCTCGTTATCCGGGTACTTAAAATCTAATCCTTCTAAAAAGATTTGTGAAGAATTAATGAATCAGGGGATTATTTCAATTGAAGATATATCTGGGGTATTCTCAGATAAAGAATTTGGCTGGGCCGATATAGTATATTGTTCAACAGGTAGCCCAAAGATATTGGAGTGCGGATACGGTGGATTTGTCGGAGTTTCTTCCGACATCGACCTTGAAGAATCAGAAAAAGTAATGGCCCTTTCAAAAATGCCTGAAAGTTACTTCCTAAAACTTATCGATGAAGTTGAAAATTCAAAAGAAAAATTGGATGCATTAAGGGATATGGCACAAATATTCCATAAATCTTCGCTCGACATACCCTATAATGATCCCAAATCATTTTCTATTTTTGTTAGAAATGAAAATCCCAATAAGACTCTTGAGGCGTTAAACAAAGAAATTAAACCAAAAAGTGGGAAATCGCTTTTTACCAAGTGCCCAAGGTACGATCGCACAAAAGAAAAAGGTTTTGTAATAGAAACCATCAAACTTTATGGAATGGAAAAAAATGAGATAAAAGAGCTTTGTGAAAAGATAGAAAAGTTCATTTCATAATTCTGTAGAGAATCAATCCAATAGGTACTAATAACAAGGCTAAATATTGATAAGGGTATTCTTTTCCGAATTTATTTTCCATTAGGATTTTAAGATTATCTGTATTTTCAGAAGGGGAATTAAATAGATATACCTTATTCTTTCTGATTAAAACATACCCCTTGCCCCATGTAGAAGTGAACGAGTAACCATCGATCCCATTGTAAGAATACTCCTTGGATTCTTGAATCTTATACCCGCCCCTCGAGGCTAAGAATTCATTCAGTAGTAAGGAAGCTGAATTTTCATCATAACATATGAATTCAACGAGATTTTCTTCAAAGCCTTGAAAATAGATTCTGTATCCTTCTTTTAGAAAAGGTTTAATCTCCTTAGGAATATCTCCATCATTTAATGGGACTATAAGAGAAGTCATTTCACAAGAAATTGGAAAAGCTGCTATTAGTAGAAGTAGAATAGCACCCATTATTTTCATGGATGATATCCTAATGATTAGTTTAAAAACTATTTGGCACAAGCCATATAAAAAAAATACTAAATTTCATTTCATGAAAAGAAGAACCCATATAGCTTTGGGCATGTTATCGGCTGGCATCACCATACTTATCCTAATTGCCATTGGGATAAAGACGGAGTTACCTTTAGGAGATCTTATTATTCTTGGAGCTATTTTTGGGATTCTTCCGGACCTAGACATATTTATCAAAAAGCACAGAAATGGATTTACACATTCTATATTCACATCAATTTTAGTATTTTCTAGTATTCTAATCTTATCTGTAATCGAATACGGGGGGTTTTTTTCTAATTTTTTCACATGGGATTCTGCTCTTGTTGCTTCAATTGCCGTTTTTTCACATACTCTTGCAGATAGCCTCACCTCATGGGGT encodes:
- a CDS encoding aminotransferase class I/II-fold pyridoxal phosphate-dependent enzyme produces the protein MFFINIWNNIESDIMEKETVVISKGYDPLKYNGAVKPPIFLTSTYKFKNAEEGESFIRVALGLDKGEEGFVYSRFSNPNFDIVEERLSLLEGAEAAAIFGSGMAAITSTLLAFVKNGDYIFYTNPVYGGTEFLFKEFFEKMGVSTIHARAGSETPKLMEEKIKSHKDKLKGRSVILYIETPANPNNVMVDVEAIVKIRDSLKREGINAKVIADNTFMGPIFQSPLEQKVDIVLYSATKFIGGHSDVIAGAALGSKEDISKIKGIRGMIGTNGNPFDAWLMSRSLETVHIRMQRQMENATKIAEFLSKHPKVERVIYPELYDKKSEQYKIYKKQCKGPGSLLSFYIKGGKKEAFKFLDNVKLCKLAVSLGGTESLIEHPKAMTHSEVDAETLKDAEITDNMIRLSVGIENYKDIINDLKNALDKI
- a CDS encoding (Fe-S)-binding protein produces the protein MPENFKDLKWYSQFFRKCSKCGTCKSAYSYGPPPTNATICPQGEYFKLDSYYGSRSKSFLGHAILENKVDLTDPAIQEDMQKAVFSCTVCGGCQSQCLLDYKPWICDYIEEMRHYLVGKGIGPTKAEKMYQEKVIKDHNPYGETHSSRFNWLKDVKDLKTDGNMVYFAGCTASYRRTEIAKSTASVLSKLGEDWGVMGENEYCCGSPLLRAGLREEPEKLAQHNVDYINDHGFKTIVTACAGCYKVLSKEYEKWWGLKLKAKVMHTSEYLEEKMKKGELKLSNVPATVTYHDPCHMGRHMNHYEVDMEGKKMWKGAFVQVDKPGLYETPRNVLKAIPGIQFKEMYRNRDNSFCCGAGGGIKSSYPDVALETAKTRVREAEGVDGVQKIVTPCPFCVTNLGDGAKALGSKMEVVDLIQLVDQALKK
- a CDS encoding FAD-binding oxidoreductase; translation: MDRKERIYKTLSQIVGDEKWVSNSPVDCWAYSYDMTYKRPQMPNYVVLPKTPEEIQSILRLANSEKIPVVPFTAGTNIGGLCVPEQGGILMDLKRMDQILEINEEVRFAVIEPGVSQAQFAQELFKRGYRFGWPVGPPSASVLSCAIHHGIGGMSGRYGLNSNHITGMEVVRPTGEILMCGSPAIRRDSWQSCMPLPRFDGLFTGTLGTTGVVTKLGLFIPPVPDYVHIGTFAADDLTDMEKFMRTFSKYEYADDLTAISWWLSQVPIPYPYIEKPKGAPEWTGYTVLYAFTEKELENKVEVFNKVIKDLGKQGNSIKSTDVPEESKKGRTQLPSQIVGSTKNYCKQGGGGIAWPGTFTPSNRWVGVYNLWKEIYTKKAKIPLSPSTRVTMYRGCHYGMLRIMTPFPRDRPEEEANAAWCVREAAKVLIDAGGIPYKPPTDFAREINKRADPGWIDLICDIKDMLDPNGIMNPGKWGVR
- a CDS encoding methylamine methyltransferase corrinoid protein reductive activase, which encodes MSMGIAFDIGTSGFRVQLVDLDTKKVLRTAITLRHPLPGANVMDHLNFAIKVSEDIAHKLMIDAFERILNQMNIDPKTIEKIAICGNPIQLSLFEGISIKDLAYADPKYLEAEKIEIQSRNAKVISSQEVGIRGMDADIYIPPAIKHEIGADALAMMLKSNFLDNKEISLVTDYGTNAEMALKVGDKIFTGSAASGPALEGQEVSCGMLASPGAISDVVLEFGWHTIALDENMMPQSVRILDLWKEEFRGKKLSNVQPIGVTGTGVVSVIYAGLETGVIELPYIYTKTRRLRLDENIYFTEDDLKEAGKAIGAIRAGHLTLAQEAGIKLEDVKTMYMCGASGTYVDAMKSRKIGLIPPTIQKVYQVGNTSLLLANDVLVGKYTLDELQKLADKIRSKHIMFATSKIFTDVYVQELAYWEQGMSMDKYNQMLTLKNIQQLPPVKGDLEINKIVKRDIPDIGQELKVIDHIGVELFAEFENCQGCGKCEKVCPERALKVEEIEEGYFKIRILSERCNGEACLRCQSSCPYKVFKFEKLTESLDR
- a CDS encoding WYL domain-containing protein gives rise to the protein MDAWEKVKELSAKQIENTLKVWGVDPTTPREQIIDSLKVALEKESNIESVFNSLSLKEKEFLGILLMAGGVKKQQDAQNIFIEKYSFWTFEEVIKTLETNLLVLDGMDGIIKTYVINPMLKEKLINTFKKIPEEIPLDSLQIRKDKNLLISDLIIFLSFVAKEELKLTAKKEISKKDQERFIEKLHIKNESRSQFIESLALDFGLIKISGDQYILTDKINEILPITDEDLIRLFFKYIFFGLESIEGFKRKEIFISRVNELNIRIVLDAIKKVEVGKNIYIKSFIKKLQNMLFDEKDENRWIYFDDKFFEKVISDYLLWLGIVDGGFKDGKMISFSLTEFGKELLTLERKASKEPTIYLDKSNKVEQKKILFMTPNFEISVLSEEIDKIALFDLNRFADIQKADIVSLYQITSETIMKGIESGFSLDRIISFLKKYSSNDIPQNVIYQLRDWASKYGKVRAFKGIFIVVNDMPLFLEINKRIQNYIEQSIEPNIILIKEENIPKIREILEKNGIFIQIHIEGYDEKKESFLEKSSENIDLKSEIKSIKEGYLTGLKKEDTEYFFREEGFERSMDIRPNITRDLIEASKRKKSVLLSYFDLEDKVSRTSRINPLGVVVAEKRYLVGYDTAEKCIKALRVDVISDLSIENNEFLRPDNFTVKNWWRKYGRDYSESKKKDIPIPK
- a CDS encoding metal-dependent hydrolase, producing the protein MKRRTHIALGMLSAGITILILIAIGIKTELPLGDLIILGAIFGILPDLDIFIKKHRNGFTHSIFTSILVFSSILILSVIEYGGFFSNFFTWDSALVASIAVFSHTLADSLTSWGVPLYYPFGKRKHVHFPLIGGRLRYDNSFANMAIEISSIFLLILIVATGIFTGLESSPENSIKLVRDIISYF